Proteins found in one Rhodovulum sp. MB263 genomic segment:
- a CDS encoding cytochrome c family protein, giving the protein MISKFTFAAAAAALIAGPALAVDVTGDAAAGEKVFNKVCQTCHIVENDAGEVVAGRNAKVGPNLFKMPGRHAAAIDGFRYSKLMQEAGEKGLVWTEDELVKYVPNPTDFLRTYTEDPKGRGLMTNQRVKEQEIRDVFAYIASFGTHE; this is encoded by the coding sequence ATGATTTCGAAATTCACATTCGCTGCCGCTGCTGCGGCCCTGATCGCCGGTCCGGCTCTGGCCGTCGATGTGACGGGTGACGCGGCCGCCGGCGAGAAGGTCTTCAACAAGGTCTGCCAGACCTGCCATATCGTCGAGAACGATGCGGGCGAGGTGGTTGCGGGGCGCAATGCCAAGGTTGGTCCGAACCTCTTCAAGATGCCCGGCCGCCATGCCGCCGCCATCGATGGCTTCCGCTATTCCAAGCTGATGCAGGAAGCCGGGGAAAAGGGGCTGGTCTGGACCGAGGACGAACTGGTCAAATACGTGCCGAATCCGACCGATTTCCTGCGCACTTACACTGAGGATCCGAAGGGGCGCGGGCTGATGACCAACCAGCGCGTCAAGGAACAGGAAATCCGTGACGTCTTCGCCTATATCGCGAGCTTCGGCACCCACGAATAA
- the bchO gene encoding alpha/beta fold hydrolase BchO produces the protein MDWDRDGYDWPNRDFSRFVRHRPHYWHLQEAGDGPVVLLLHGTGGATHSWRDVFPILARHYHVVALDLPGQGFTRLGARQRCGLDAMSRDISALLDGEGLLPDAIVGHSAGGALALRMVRDLKRPPRALVGINAALEGFRGAAGFVFPMMARMMALNPFSASEISRWLGTAAGVEYMIAGIGSRISPEGLALYRRLVADRHHTDATLAMVSQWSLDGLWYDLPGIDLPTLLIVGEDDRAVPVAGSVRAAARLPQAELARFPGLGHLAHEEAPEAVTARIETFLASRI, from the coding sequence ATGGACTGGGACCGGGACGGATATGACTGGCCGAACCGGGACTTCTCCCGGTTCGTGCGTCACCGCCCCCATTACTGGCACCTGCAGGAAGCGGGCGACGGGCCCGTCGTGCTGTTGCTGCACGGCACCGGCGGCGCGACCCATAGCTGGCGCGATGTCTTCCCGATCCTGGCCCGGCACTATCATGTGGTCGCGCTCGATCTGCCCGGTCAGGGCTTCACCAGGCTGGGCGCCCGCCAGCGCTGCGGGCTCGACGCCATGAGCCGGGACATCTCGGCGCTGCTCGACGGCGAGGGGCTGCTGCCCGACGCCATCGTCGGCCATTCGGCAGGTGGCGCCCTCGCGCTTCGGATGGTGCGCGACCTGAAACGACCACCCCGGGCGCTGGTCGGGATCAACGCCGCGCTGGAAGGGTTCAGGGGGGCGGCGGGCTTCGTGTTCCCGATGATGGCGCGGATGATGGCGCTGAACCCGTTCTCGGCTTCGGAAATCTCGCGCTGGCTCGGCACGGCCGCCGGCGTCGAATACATGATCGCCGGGATCGGCAGCAGGATCTCTCCCGAGGGGCTCGCGCTCTACCGCCGGCTGGTGGCCGACCGCCACCATACCGACGCGACGCTGGCCATGGTGTCGCAATGGTCTCTGGACGGGCTCTGGTACGACCTGCCCGGGATCGACCTGCCGACGCTTCTGATCGTGGGAGAGGACGATCGCGCGGTGCCGGTCGCGGGCTCGGTGCGCGCGGCGGCACGGCTGCCGCAGGCCGAGCTTGCGCGCTTCCCCGGGCTCGGCCATCTGGCCCATGAAGAAGCCCCCGAGGCGGTCACCGCACGGATCGAGACCTTCCTCGCCAGCCGGATCTGA
- a CDS encoding magnesium chelatase subunit D, which produces MPDGLWTRVEIGLNALAVDPAGLGGLWLRARSGPVRDRVIEALPALPLPLKRLHPSIGDEQLFGGIDLTATLSSGKLVERAGILAEPAILVLPMAERTQPGLAARLAGAMDQGSGHCLIAMDEGAEPQETLPAALTDRLALHLDLDALPWGQTERIAMDTEALAAARARLPGVRAGTSVLEDLTVLAVRLGIDSLRAPMLALKAAKALAALAGNDEVDQDDLTAAVQLVLAPRATQFPEEEPAEDDQPPQDDPPPPEPEQGDKDQDEGESQSLDELPLQDILLEAAKATLPADLLANLAAQKAQRAGGGISGAGAKRKGNRRGRPIPARRGRLDTGARLDVISTLRAAAPWQTIRKRESSFERSLHIRTDDFRIKRFEEKSDRLLIFVVDASGSAAMTRLAEAKGAVELLLAEAYARRDHVALVAFRGEAAELLLPPTRSLVQTKRRLAALPGGGGTPLAAGLKTALELAIQSKGRGMTPTVALLTDGRANIALDGTANRTLAAEDATRMATALRVNGYPAMVIDMGQRPERSLKALAETLGAPYIPLPRADANRLSTAVSAALDA; this is translated from the coding sequence CTGCCTGACGGCCTCTGGACCCGGGTCGAGATCGGCCTGAACGCACTGGCCGTCGATCCGGCCGGGCTGGGGGGCCTGTGGCTCCGCGCCCGGTCGGGGCCGGTGCGCGACCGGGTGATCGAGGCGCTGCCCGCCCTGCCCCTGCCGCTCAAGCGCCTGCACCCCTCGATCGGCGACGAGCAGCTGTTCGGCGGCATCGACCTGACCGCGACGCTGTCCTCGGGCAAGCTGGTCGAACGCGCGGGGATCCTGGCCGAGCCGGCGATCCTGGTCCTGCCGATGGCCGAACGCACCCAGCCCGGGCTGGCCGCAAGGCTGGCCGGGGCGATGGATCAGGGCAGCGGGCATTGCCTGATCGCCATGGACGAGGGCGCCGAGCCGCAGGAGACCCTGCCCGCGGCGCTGACCGACCGGCTGGCGCTGCATCTCGATCTCGACGCCCTGCCCTGGGGCCAGACCGAGCGCATCGCGATGGATACCGAGGCCCTGGCCGCAGCCCGCGCCCGGCTGCCCGGCGTTCGGGCCGGGACCAGCGTGCTGGAAGACCTGACCGTGCTGGCCGTGCGTCTGGGGATCGACTCGCTGCGCGCCCCGATGCTGGCCCTGAAGGCCGCCAAGGCACTGGCCGCGCTTGCCGGCAATGACGAGGTCGATCAGGACGACCTGACCGCCGCCGTCCAGCTGGTGCTGGCGCCCCGCGCGACGCAATTCCCCGAAGAGGAACCGGCCGAGGACGACCAGCCGCCGCAGGACGACCCGCCCCCGCCCGAACCCGAGCAGGGCGACAAGGACCAGGACGAGGGCGAAAGCCAGTCGCTGGACGAGTTGCCGCTTCAGGACATCCTGCTCGAGGCCGCAAAGGCCACGCTTCCGGCCGATCTGCTGGCCAATCTCGCCGCGCAGAAGGCGCAGCGTGCGGGCGGCGGCATTTCCGGCGCCGGCGCCAAGCGCAAGGGCAACCGGCGCGGCCGGCCGATCCCGGCCCGGCGCGGGCGGCTCGATACCGGTGCCCGGCTCGACGTGATCTCGACCCTGCGCGCGGCCGCGCCCTGGCAGACCATCCGCAAGCGCGAATCGAGCTTCGAGCGGTCCCTGCATATCCGGACCGACGACTTCCGGATCAAGCGCTTCGAGGAGAAATCCGACCGGCTCCTGATCTTCGTGGTCGATGCCTCGGGCTCGGCGGCGATGACCCGTCTGGCCGAGGCCAAGGGCGCGGTCGAGCTGCTGCTGGCCGAGGCCTATGCGCGGCGCGACCATGTCGCGCTGGTGGCATTCCGGGGCGAGGCGGCCGAGCTTCTGCTGCCGCCGACCCGCTCGCTGGTCCAGACCAAGCGGCGGCTCGCGGCCCTTCCGGGCGGGGGCGGCACACCGCTCGCGGCCGGGCTGAAGACCGCGCTGGAACTCGCGATCCAGTCCAAGGGGCGGGGCATGACACCGACCGTCGCGCTGCTGACCGACGGGCGGGCGAATATCGCGCTCGACGGGACCGCAAACCGGACGCTGGCGGCCGAGGATGCGACGCGGATGGCGACCGCACTCCGGGTCAACGGCTATCCCGCCATGGTGATCGACATGGGCCAGCGGCCCGAACGGTCGCTGAAGGCGCTGGCCGAGACCCTGGGCGCGCCCTATATCCCGCTGCCGCGAGCCGATGCCAACCGGCTCTCGACCGCCGTATCGGCCGCGCTCGACGCCTGA
- the bchI gene encoding magnesium chelatase ATPase subunit I translates to MTQPFPFSAIVGQEEMKQAMILTAIDPGIGGVLVFGDRGTGKSTAVRALAALLPPIQAVASCPVNSPALDQCPDWAHLTSTEIVTRPTPVVDLPLGVTEDRVVGALDIEKALTNGEKAFEPGLLARANRGYLYIDEVNLLEDHIVDLLLDVAQSGENVVEREGLSIRHPARFVLVGSGNPEEGELRPQLLDRFGLSVEVTSPKDIDTRIEVIRRRDTYEMDYEGFMEKWRPADAELREKIIAARAHLKTMASDEAVLRDCAELCLALGSDGLRGELTLLKASRALAAFEGADAVTRAHVRKVAPSALRHRLRRDPLDEAGSTTRVGRVVEEVLGEPA, encoded by the coding sequence ATGACTCAACCCTTTCCCTTCTCCGCCATCGTCGGCCAGGAGGAGATGAAGCAGGCGATGATCCTCACGGCAATCGACCCGGGGATCGGTGGCGTTCTGGTCTTCGGCGACCGCGGAACCGGCAAATCGACGGCCGTGCGCGCGCTGGCGGCGCTGCTGCCACCGATCCAGGCGGTCGCGAGCTGCCCGGTCAACTCGCCCGCGCTAGACCAGTGCCCGGACTGGGCGCATCTGACCTCGACCGAGATCGTCACCCGGCCGACGCCCGTCGTCGACCTGCCGCTCGGCGTGACCGAGGACCGGGTGGTCGGCGCGCTCGACATCGAGAAGGCGCTGACCAATGGCGAGAAGGCGTTCGAACCGGGCCTTCTGGCGCGCGCCAACCGCGGCTATCTCTATATCGACGAGGTCAACCTTCTCGAGGACCACATCGTCGATCTTCTGCTCGACGTCGCCCAGTCGGGCGAGAACGTGGTCGAGCGCGAGGGTCTGTCGATCCGGCACCCGGCGCGCTTCGTGCTGGTCGGCTCGGGCAACCCCGAAGAGGGCGAGCTGCGGCCGCAGCTTCTCGACCGCTTCGGGCTGTCGGTCGAAGTGACCTCGCCCAAGGATATCGACACCCGGATCGAGGTGATCCGCCGCCGCGACACCTACGAGATGGATTACGAGGGCTTCATGGAAAAATGGCGCCCCGCCGATGCCGAGCTGCGCGAGAAGATCATCGCAGCCCGTGCCCATCTCAAGACCATGGCGAGCGACGAGGCGGTTCTGCGCGACTGTGCCGAGCTGTGCCTGGCGCTGGGCTCTGACGGGCTCAGGGGCGAGCTGACGCTTCTGAAGGCCTCGCGCGCGCTGGCGGCCTTCGAGGGCGCCGATGCGGTCACCCGGGCGCATGTGCGCAAGGTCGCGCCGTCGGCGCTGCGCCACCGCCTGCGCCGCGATCCTCTGGACGAGGCCGGGTCCACCACCCGCGTGGGCCGTGTGGTCGAGGAGGTGCTGGGTGAGCCTGCCTGA
- a CDS encoding phytoene desaturase, with product MMTRVDPALADEAVRAGRPHAVVIGAGLGGLAAAMRLGAKGYRVTVVDKLDVPGGRGSAIWQDGHRFDLGPTIVTVPQVFRELWAACGRDFDRDVTLAPMDPFYEIVFADGERFRAQQDTEKMRAEVARISPDDLAGYDRFLKDAEKRYWFGFEGLGRRPMNEWKDLVKVLHIFGKLRADRSVYAHAASRVKDERLRMALSFHPLFIGGDPLNVTSMYILVSYLEKEFGVHYAMGGVAALAKAMAGVIEGQGGTLRMKTEVDEIVVKKHRATGVRLASGEVLDADVVVSNADAGFTYSHLLRNTRRWRWTDESLARKRWSMGLFVWYFGTRGTRGKWADVGHHTVMNGPRYKGLLKDIFFRPEELAEDMSLYIHRPTVTDPSAAPEGDDTFYALSPVPNLHCDTPVDWKARAESYRQSVQAVLEERLLPGLGQHVSTSLVFTPDTFQARYLSPYGAGFSLEPRIFQSANFRPHNISEEVEGLYLVGAGTHPGAGLPSVVTSAEVMAKLVPDADSVTAG from the coding sequence ATGATGACACGAGTAGATCCCGCCCTGGCGGATGAAGCTGTTCGGGCGGGTCGTCCGCACGCCGTTGTAATCGGAGCCGGGTTGGGCGGGCTGGCCGCAGCGATGCGTCTTGGCGCCAAGGGCTACAGGGTGACGGTCGTCGACAAGCTCGATGTGCCCGGCGGGCGCGGCTCGGCGATCTGGCAGGATGGGCACCGTTTCGATCTGGGGCCGACCATCGTCACCGTGCCGCAGGTCTTCCGCGAGCTCTGGGCCGCCTGCGGGCGCGATTTCGACCGGGATGTCACGCTGGCGCCGATGGACCCGTTCTACGAGATCGTCTTCGCCGATGGCGAGCGTTTCCGGGCGCAGCAGGACACCGAGAAGATGCGGGCCGAGGTGGCGCGGATCTCGCCCGACGACCTGGCGGGCTATGACCGGTTCCTGAAGGATGCCGAAAAGCGCTACTGGTTCGGCTTCGAGGGGCTCGGCCGCCGTCCGATGAACGAATGGAAGGACCTGGTGAAGGTCCTGCACATCTTCGGCAAGCTGCGCGCCGACCGCTCGGTCTATGCCCATGCCGCGAGCCGGGTGAAGGACGAACGCCTGCGCATGGCGCTGTCCTTCCATCCGCTGTTCATCGGCGGCGACCCCTTGAACGTCACCTCGATGTACATCCTCGTCAGCTATCTCGAGAAGGAATTCGGCGTGCATTACGCGATGGGCGGCGTCGCTGCGCTCGCGAAGGCCATGGCCGGGGTGATCGAGGGGCAGGGCGGCACCCTGCGGATGAAGACCGAGGTCGACGAGATCGTCGTCAAGAAGCACCGCGCGACCGGTGTCCGGCTGGCCTCGGGCGAGGTGCTGGACGCCGATGTCGTGGTCTCGAATGCCGATGCGGGCTTCACCTACAGCCACCTTCTGCGCAATACCCGCCGCTGGCGCTGGACCGACGAGAGCCTGGCCAGGAAACGCTGGTCGATGGGCCTGTTCGTCTGGTATTTCGGCACCAGGGGCACCCGTGGCAAATGGGCCGATGTGGGCCATCACACCGTGATGAACGGGCCGCGCTACAAGGGACTCTTGAAGGACATCTTCTTCCGGCCCGAAGAGCTGGCCGAGGACATGAGCCTTTACATCCACCGGCCGACGGTCACCGACCCCTCGGCCGCGCCGGAGGGCGACGACACATTCTATGCGCTGTCGCCGGTGCCGAACCTGCATTGCGACACGCCCGTCGACTGGAAGGCCCGGGCCGAAAGCTACCGCCAATCGGTGCAGGCGGTTCTGGAAGAGAGGCTGCTGCCGGGTCTCGGCCAGCATGTCTCGACCAGCCTCGTCTTCACCCCGGACACCTTCCAGGCGCGCTATCTCTCGCCCTATGGCGCGGGTTTCTCGCTGGAGCCCCGGATCTTCCAGAGCGCCAATTTCCGTCCGCACAACATCAGCGAGGAGGTCGAGGGCCTCTATCTGGTGGGTGCAGGCACCCATCCCGGCGCGGGCCTGCCCAGCGTCGTCACCTCGGCCGAGGTGATGGCCAAGCTCGTGCCCGATGCGGACAGCGTCACGGCAGGCTGA